The Streptomyces hundungensis genome contains the following window.
ACTGATCGAGGTCCCGATGATCGGCCGGATCACCCGCTCCGCGGACCGCGCCGACCTGGAGGCGCTGCGGCCGGTCGCCGAGGAGATCGTGCGCGCGGCCCGCGACCACGACCTCATCGGCTATCTGGAGGCCGACCGCCGCTTCCATCTGTCCCTGCTCGCCCTGTCGGGCAACGAGCGCCTCGTGGAGACCGTCGGCGACCTGCGCAAGCGGTCCCGCCTGTACGGTCTGACCGCCCTGGACCAGCGGGACGAGCTGATCCCGTCCGCCGAGGAGCACATCGAACTCCTCGACCTGATGCTGGCCGGGGACGCCCGGGGCGCCGAGAAGTGCATGACCCGCCACCTCGGCCACGTCCGCTCGCTGTGGGCGAGGAGCGAGGCCGCCGACGCCAAGCCCAAGCGCCGCCTGGGCGCGAGCCGCTGAACGCTCACCCCCGGAGCCGCTGAACGCTCCCCCCGCTAGGGCTCCGCGCGCTCGACCGGGATCCACAGCGCCGCGTCCGTGGCGTCGCCGACCTCCGCCGGGCGGGTGCGCAGGATCTCCGGCCCCGGACGGCTCCGGTAGGGGTTGGACGGGAACCACTGCGTGAACACGTCCCGCCACAGCTCCTGGAGCGCCTGCGGGTAGGGCCCGGTGTTCTCGAAGACCGCCCAGGTGCCCGCGGGCACGAACAGGGCGTCCAGGTCCTCGGGCGGCTCCTGCCCGCTCAACGCGGCGTGCCAGTAGTCCAGTTGGGTCCCCTCGGCCCGGCTCGGGTCCAGGCCGTCGCAGGCCGAGACGATGCCCTCGGGCTCCTGGTCGGACAGCTGGTGGACCCGGAGCGAGATGTCCTGCCCGATGCTCTGGACGAACGCGGCGATCGTCGGGTTCACCCCCTCGTGCACGAGCGGAACCCGCGCCTTCCTGCCCACCAAGTGGAACGCTTCCTTCTCCACGACCCGGTACCGCATGCTGGTGCTCCCTTCGACGACGAGACGGAAGGACATCCGGGGCTGGGACCGCAGGGCCGCGCCGGTGCGCCGCGCCTCGCCGGGGCCGACGCCGTGCACGGCACGGAACGCCCGCGCGAACGCCTCCCCCGACGTGTAGCCGTAGCGGACCGCCACATCGAGCAGCGTGCCGGTCCCGGCGAGCACCTCGGCGCCCGCGACGGTCAGCCGTCGGCGCCGCACGTACTCCGACAGGGGCATCCCGGCGAGCGCGGAGAACAGCCGCCGCAAGTGGTACTCCGACGTCATCGCGGTGCGAGCCAGCTCGCCCACGTCGATCTCCCCGTCGAGGCACTCCTCGATCCGGTCCATGGCCTCGTTGAGCCGCTTCAGCATTCCCGGCCCCCCTTCCTTCCTTACGCCCTCCACGCTAGGAGCGCCCCGCCCCGCTCCACCCGACATTCTGTGCCCGCTCCTGTCGTATCCCGGCGGCGGCCACGGTGAGCGGGTCCGCGCCGGTCAACACGCTTGATCGGTACGGGGGTTAGCCCCCGGCGGGCGGGCCGGGGCAGCCGGATGGTTTCGGTCGCGCACCACGACGAGGCTGGGGCGCATGACGAACTTCCTTCAGCGTGCGGCGCTGGTGCCCCTGTCCGGCGCGGCCCTGGCCGCCACCCTCCTGAACCCGGCGGCCGAGGCCGCTTCCCCTGCCGCCGGACCCGCCCTGGCCTGGCACGCCTGCGCCAAGGCCGGGGGTCCCCTCGACCAGGAGTGCGCCGATCTGTCCGTCCCGCTCGACTACGGCGACCCGGCCGGGCCCCGGCTCACCCTCGCCGTGTCCCGGGTGCGCAGCGACCGTCCCGAGGCGCGGCGCGGCACCCTCGCGGTGATACCGGGCGGCCCCGGCGGCTCCGGGGTGCAGCGCCTGACCCAGAAGGGCGAGGCGCTGCGCAAGGAGACCAAGGGCGCGTACGACCTGGTCGCCTTCGATCCGCGCGGGGTGGGCGGCAGCACCCGGGCGAGCTGCCGACTGGCGCCCGACGACCGGAGATTGGTGAACCTGCGGCCCTGGCCGGACGCGGACGGCGCCATCACCGACAACGTCGCGCGGGCCCGCCGCACCGCAACGGAGTGCGCCGGCAACGGCGGCGCGGTCCTGCGCAGCTTCAGCACCGCCAACGAGGTGCGCGACCTGGACCTGCTGCGCCGGGCGCTGGGCGAGCGGAAACTGTCGGCCTGGGGCACCTCGTACGGAACGTATGTGGGCGCCCAGTACGCGCAGAAGTTCCCCGGCCGCACCGACCGCTTCGTGCTCGACAGCAGCGGGGACCCGGACCCCTCGCGCGTCGAGCGGGGCTGGCTCGCCAACATGGCCCAGGGCGTGGACGACCGCTTCCCCGACTTCGCGGCCTGGGCCGCCGACCCGGCACGCGGTGCGCTGCGGCTCGCCGAACGCGCAGATGGCGTAAGGCCGTTCTTCCTCGACCTGGCCGCACGGCTCGACCGCGCGCCCAAGGCGTCCACCACGCCGGGCGTCCCGCTCACCGGCAACGTGCTGCGCCAGGCCCTCCAGAACGCGCTGGTCGAGGACGCCGCGTTCCCGCAGCTCGCGCGGCTGATCGAGGAGGCCCGGGACCCGGCCGCGGTGCCGGTGCTGCCGCCTGCTCTCGCGGGCCCGCTGCCCGACGAGGACGCGGCGGTGATGCTCGGCGTGCTGTGCAACGACGTGACCTGGCCGTCGTCGATGGCCGCCTACCAGAGCGCGGTGAGCGCCGACCGGGCCCGGCACCCGCTGACGGCCGGGATGCCCGTGAACGTCACGCCGTGCTCGTTCTGGAAGGACGCCCCCGCGCACAAGCCGACCCGGATCACCGACGAGGGACCGTCCAACGTCCTGATGATCCAGAACCTGCGGGATCCCGCGGTGCCGTACTCCGGCGCCCTCAAGATGCGCGCCGCGTTCGGCGACCGGGCCCGCCTGGTCAGCGTCGACCACGGCGGCCACGGCGTCTATCTGGCCAACGGCAACACATGCGGCGACCGCGCGGTCACCCGCTTCCTGACCACGGGCGAGCGGCCGGGGCGCGATCTGTACTGCGCCGCGTGAGGAGGCCGGCGGCCGGGCTCAGTGAGCGCGGTCGCCGTTGCCGGCCGCGCTGCGGTACCGCTCGTTGAGGCGCTGGGCCTCCTCCAGTTGGTCCTCCAGGATCACGATGCGACAGGCCGCTTCGACGGGGGTGCCCTGGTCGACGAGTTCGCGGGCGCGGGCGGCGATCCTCAGTTGGTAGCGGGAGTAACGCCGGTGGCCGCCTTCGGAGCGCAACGGAGTGATCAGCCGGGCCTCGCCGAGGGCACGCAGGAAGCCCGGGGTCGTGCCGATCATCTCGGCGGCGCGGCCCATCGTGTAGGCCGGGTAGTCGTCGTCGTCCAGCCGGTCACTGAGCGGGCGGTCTGCTGTCATGTCACCTCTTGCGCAACGCGTCCAAGGACCCCGGACGTGCGGGGACCGGAGTTCCGAGGGGAAATTCAACACCATCGGTCCCTCCGGCCGTCGCGCCGACCCGGTCAGGGCGGTGCGCGGCCCCGTACGACAAGGGCCCCGCCGGTGTCGGCGGGGCCCTCGTCGTGGTCGCGGTGCGGTGGTCCGCCCGGCCCTAGGCGAGCGTGGTCGCGCCGAACAGCGCGGACGCCTCCTGCATCGGGGTCAGGGGGCGGACGGGCGCGGCCTGGGAGATTCCCTGGCAGGTGAAGCCCAGACGGGTCATGGCCCGGGTCACCTCCTGCGCGCTGAAGTCGCGCCGGTCCTGGCGGGTGATGACCTCGCCGACCTGCTTGACCGGGTAGTGACGGCGTCCGATGAGCACGGACTCACCCACGACGGGCTCGGGCTTGATGCCCTTCATCGAGGCCACCACCCCGCTCTTGGAGAGGTCGAACGGGAAGCGGGCGATGACGCAGCGCATGATGCCTCACAAGGCTCGGGGGGTGGACCGACCGGGATGTCCCGGTCGGCGGAAGGGCGGAAGGGCCCGAAGCGAATGGTCAGGCGACGGCGGTGCCGGACTGGCGGGATTCCGTGCTGCGGGCGGCGGGGCGCCCGGAGCGCTGGCCCGGGCGGCCGCGACGGCCACGCGACGAGGCCGAGGGGCCGCGCCGGGACCGCTCCACGACCGGGGCGCTGATGGTGACCGGGATGCCGGAGGGGGTCTGGGCGCCGGTGATGCGCGTCAGCTCCTCGTCGCCGGAGCTGACCTGGGTGGTCTGCGGCACGATGCGGGCGCTGACCATGAGACGGCTCATCTCGCGGCGCTGGTTGGGCGTGACGAGGGTGACGACGCTGCCGGACTCGCCGGCCCGGGCGGTACGGCCGCCACGGTGCAGGTAGTCCTTGTGGTCGGTCGGCGGGTCCACGTTCACCACGAGGTCGAGGTTGTCGACGTGGATGCCGCGCGCGGCGACATTGGTGGCGACGAGCACCGACACGTCACCGGTCTTGAACTGCGCCAGCGTGCGCGTGCGCTGCGGCTGCGACTTCCCGCCGTGCAGCGCCGCGGCCCGCACCCCGCTGTGCAACAGGTGCTTGGTCAGCTGGTCCACGGCGTGCTTGGTGTCCAGGAACATGATCACCCGGCCGTCGCGGGCGGCGATCTCCGTGGTCGTGGCGTACTTGTCGGCGCTCTGCACGTGCAGCACGTGGTGCTCCATCGTGGTCACCGCACCCGCCGACGGGTCCACCGAGTGCACCACCGGGTCGCTCAGGTACCGGCGCACCAACAGGTCCACATTGCGGTCCAGGGTCGCCGAGAACAGCATCCGCTGACCCCCGGGGCGCACCTGGTCAAGAAGCTCGGTGACCTGCGGCATGAAGCCCATGTCGGCCATCTGGTCGGCCTCGTCCAGGACCGTGATGTCCACCTGGTCCAGACGGCAGTCACGGCGCTCGATCAGGTCCTTCAGCCGGCCCGGGGTCGCCACCACGACCTCCGCGCCGGAACGCAGCGCACCGGCCTGCCGCCCGATCGACATGCCACCCACCACGGTCGCCATCCGCAGCCGCAACGCACGCGCATACGGCGTCAACGCGTCCGTGACCTGCTGCGCCAGCTCACGCGTCGGCACCAGGACGAGGGCGAGGGGCTGGCGGGGCTCGGCGCGGCGGCCCGCGGTGCGGGTCAGCATCGCCAGGCCGAAGGCGAGGGTCTTGCCGGAGCCGGTGCGGCCACGGCCAAGGACGTCACGGCCGGCCAGCGAGTTCGGCAGGGTGGCGCCCTGGATGGGGAACGGGACGCTCAGGCCCTGCTGGGCGAGCTCGGCCAACAGGCCGGGGGCCAGCGCGAGTTCGGCGAAGGTCTCGACGGCGGGCAGCGGCGGTGTGACGGTCACGGGGAGGGCGAACTCGCCCTGCGGCGCGGACGACCGGCGGCCGTAGCCGCCCGAACGGCCCGAGGAGCCGGAGCCACCGAAGCGGCTGCCGCCGCGGGGGGAGCCGGAGGAGGAGCCCCCGGTGCGCGTGCGGGAGAAACGGTCGTTCGTACGGGTGCGGTTCATGCGGAACCTTCCTTGATGCGGCGCGTATCAAGGAATTCCCGGAAGAACGAATGCTGGGGGGAATCGCAAGAACGAGCCGGACGGATGCGAAAACGCATCGTGCCGAATTCAGAATTCGGGGAGCGTCGCCGGAATGAGATGCTGAGAAAATCCCGGGCGGCCGCCGTGCGCGGCCCGTGCCATGGGGTGAGGGCCGGTCTGTCCGGCCGGGCACGTCTGGAATCCGGGGTGGTGCGGGTGTGTGCAGCCGCCGGTGGAGTGCTCACGGCGGGCCGGGCGCGAGGCGCCCGAAAACAAGACCAGCTGGGGCCCGCACCCCAAGGTGCGGGCCCCAGCTGCGAAGTGCGTGACAGCGTCAGGCCGGAACGATGTTCTCGGCGGTCGGGCCCTTCTGGCCCTGCGCGATGTCGAAGTTGACCTTCTGGCCTTCCTGAAGCTCACGGAAGCCCTGGGCGGCGATGTTCGAGTAGTGGGCGAACACGTCCGGGCCGCCACCGTCCTGCTCGATGAAGCCGAAGCCCTTTTCAGCGTTGAACCACTTCACGGTACCAGCAGACATATTGATCTCCTTCGGGGCATTGCCCGGGAGCCCGCACCGTGCGAACTCCACGTCACTGTGATGATTGCCCCGATGGGAACCACAACTGCAACTGATAACGACAGTAGCACGGAGCAATCGCCGAAGCACGGCCAATAATCGCGCTCCGCCAGTCGCGGAAGAAATTCTAATGGGGGCGTCACATCCATTTCTCCGGCGGCGGTGACAGATATTCTGCGTACGAAAAGGGGGGCGCGGCCCGGCCCGGCAGCGCTGGCCGGGGACGGGTTGCGAGGTCAGAGGGGCGCGGGGTGCGAGGGCGGGGGCCGACGCGCGGGGTGCGGGCGGACGTGCGCTGACTACTCTGCACGGGTGACCACCGAGTTGACCTTGCTTACGCGCGTCGCCTACCGCGGCCAGGAGGTGACCGCGCCCCGGCTGCGCGGACTCCTCGCGCTGCTCGCCGAAGACCTGCGGGCCGGATGCAGCACCGGGCGGCTCGTGGAGGGGCTGTGGGACGACGAGCTGCCGGAACGGCCCGGCAAGGCGGTGCAGGTACTGGTGTCGCGGGTGCGCTCGCAGCTCGGCCCCGAGGTGATCGCCAGCACTCCGGCCGGCTACCGCATCGCCCTCGCCGAGGACCAGGTCGACAGCTCCGCCCTGCTGCTGCACGCGGCGGCCGCCGAGGCGCGCGCCCGGGCCGGCGAGCACGGTGCGGCGCTGGCCGAGGCGGAGGCCGGGCTCGCCCTGTGGGACGGCGTCGTCGCCAGCGGTGACGGCGAGGACCTGCGGGACCCGGTCGCCGCGCTGCGCCTGGCCCGGGCCGGCGCCCACCGCTCGCTGGCCCGCTCCCGCGCCCTCGCTCTCGCCCGGCTGGGCCGCAAGGCCGACGCGGTGCGCCCGCTGGCCCAGCTCGCCCGTGAACTGCCGCGCGACGAGGAGGTGTTGGCGGAGCTGCTGCGCTGCGAGGCCGCCACGGCCGGGCCCGCCGCCGCCCTCACCCGCTACGACCTCTACCGCCGGGCCCTGCGCGACGAGCTCGGCGCCGACCCCGGACCCCAACTCGCCGCGCTCCACCGGGAGTTGCTGCGCGGCGAGGCCCCGCTGGTGCGCCACGGCGTGCTGCACGAGCCGAACCCGCTGCTCGGCCGGGACGACGACCTCGCGGCGATCGCCGGGCTACTGCATACCGCGCGGGTCGTCACCGTCGTCGGGCCCGGCGGGCTCGGCAAGACCCGGCTCGCCCACGCGGTGGGCCGCGCCGCCGAACAGCGGGTGGTGCACTTCGTGCCGCTGGCCGGTGTCACCTCCGACGACGACGTGGCCACCGAGGTCGCCTCGGTGCTCGGCGCGGGCGCGGCACGGGGGCTGCCCGGCCCCGCCGGGATCATCGCGGGCATCGTCGGCGCGCTCGGCCCGGGCCCCGCGCTTTTGGTGCTCGACAACTGCGAGCACGTCATCCGGGGCGCGGCCGAACTGGTGCGGGCCCTGGTGGCGGGCTCCAAGGAACTGCGGATCCTCGCCACCAGCCGGGCGCCGCTCGGGCTGACCTCCGAGTCCGTGTACGCGCTGGGGGAGCTCGGCCTCGTATCCACCGTGGAACTGTTCCGCCAGCGGGCGCGGGCCGCGCGGCCCGACGCGGAGCTGCCCGAGGGGGCGGTCCAGGAACTCTGCCGCCAGCTCGACGGTCTGCCGCTCGCGGTCGAGCTGGCCGCGGCGCGGGTGCGGGTCCTTTCGGTGCCCGAGATCGCCCGGCGGCTTCGGGACCGTTTCGCGCTGCTGCGCGGCGGCGGGCGGGACGTGCCCGAGCGGCACCGCACGCTGCGGGCGGTCGTGGAGTGGAGCTGGAACCTGCTCGAACCGGAGGCGCAGGCGGCCCTGCGGGTCCTTTCGGTGTTCCCCGGCGGGTTCACCGAGGACGCGGCCGAGCATGTGCTCGGCGACCAGGACGCGCTGTTCCTCCTGGAGCAGCTCGCCGACCAGTCGCTGATCAAGGCGGCCGACACCCACTCCGGGGTGCGCTTCCACATGCTGGAGACGGTGCGCGAGTTCAGCGCCGCCCGCCGCGCCGAGGCCGCCGAGGAGGATGCCGTCACCGGACGCTTCCTCGCCTGGGCGCGGGACTTCGGCCGGGTCCACCACGACGCGCTGTTCAGCGCGGACTCGCTGCGGTCCTGGGAGCTGGCCCGCAGGGAGCAGGACAATCTGGTGCTGGCGCTGCGGTACGCGCTGGCCCGCGACGACGGGCCCACCCTGGCGGGTCTGACCGCGGTGCTCGCCTCGCTGTGGGCGACCGACTCCAACTACAGCCGCCTCACCGGTCTGGCCGCCGACACCGCGGGCCCCCTCTCGCACTTCCGGCCCGGCCCCGATGACATCGAGCCCGCCCGCAGCGCGGCCGTGGTGTGCACGCTGAGCCTCTTCATGGGCTACGGGCCGCACGCCGTACGGCAGTTGGTGACCCTGCGCCGGTTGCCGACCGCCGAACCGGACACCCTGCTGCGCGCCCTGGACGCGGTGCTGCGCGTCCTGCCCGAGGTGCGGCCGCCGCACTACGCCAGGCTGCGGGAGCTGTGCGAGGCCGAGAACGCGGTGCTCGCGGGCGTCGCCGAGTGCTTCGCCAGCTATGTGTGGGAGTTCGAGCGCGATGTGGACCGCGCCCTGGACTCGGCGCGCCGCAGCGTGGCCGCCCTGACCTCGCTTGGCAACCCGGCCACCGAGATGCTCGCCCACGGCCGCGTCAGCGAGCTGTGCCTCCAGACCGAGCGGGGCGAGGAGGCGTACCGGCATCTGCTGGCCGCCCTCGACGTCCTGGAGCGGACCGGGGACTGGTCGGACGCGGCGGGCTGGTACGACACGGCGGGGGTGCGCTGGGCGTTGGTCCTCGCCTGCATCCAGCGCGGCGAGCTCGAAGAGGCCGAGCGGTGGCTGGAGTTGGCGGGCCTCGAACAGCCCCCGGAGTCGTCCCGGGTCTTCAGCCCGGAGCTGGGCTCGCGCGCGGAGATCGCGCTGCTGCGGGGCCTGACCGAAGTGGGGCTCGGCCTGTGGCGGCAGGCGGTGGCGCAGTTGCGCGAGGCCGATGTGCTGTATCCCGACGACCCGTTCATGGCGGCCTGGTCCCGGCAGATCCAGGCGACCGCTCTCGCCGCCCACGCCCGGCACGGCCGCCTGGAGCCGGTCGCGGACCTCGCGGCCGAACTGCGCTCCGCGGCACTGGAGTTGCTGACGCCGGCGGGCGAGGAGCACAGCCCCGCCGAGCTTCCGGTGTCCGGCACGGTCCTGCTCGCGGTCGGCATGGCCGAGCTGGCGGGCGGCCGGTCCTCGGGCGTACGGCTGCTGGCGCTCGCGGAGCGGATGCGGGTGCACCGCGACTTCCCGACGATGTCCGCCGCCCGGGCCCGCGCGTTCGCCGAGGACGCCGGGGACGCCGACGGGGCGGCGTACGCCGACGCGGTGTCGGAATACGCCGCCCTGGGGCGCGACGAGCTGGCGGCGGCCGCCGTGCTGGTGCTGCGCGGCATCAGCGCTGGGGATCGCGGTTGAACCGGGCCTTCGACCAGAAGTAGCCGAGCACGGTCAGGCCGACGGCCCAGGCGATCGCGAGCCAGGCGTTGTCGCCGATCTCCGTGCCGAGCAGCAGACCGCGCAGGGTCTCGATGGCCGGGGTGAACGGCTGGTACTGGGCGATCGGCTGGAACCAGCCCGGCATCGAGTGCAGCGGCACGAACGCGCTGGACAGCAGCGGCAGCAGCACCAGCGGCATCGCGTTGTTGCTGGCGGCCTCGACGTTGGGGCTGATGAGGCCCATGCCGACGGCGATCCAGGTGAGCGAGAGGGAGAAGAGCACCAGCAGTCCGAAGGCCGCGAACCACTCCAGGACGGTGGCGTCGGTGGAGCGGAAGCCGATGGCCACCCCGATGGCGCCGACGACGACCACACTGAGGATCGACTGGAGGACGCTGCCGATGACATGGCCGACGATCACCGACCCGCGGTGGATCGCCATGGTGCGGAAGCGGGCGATGATGCCCTCGGTCATGTCGTTGGAGACGGAGATCGCGGTGCCGACGACCGTGCTGCCGACGGTCATGAGCAGCAGCCCGGGGACGATGTAGGCGATGTACTTGGCGCGGTCCGGGCCGCCGCCCGCGATGCCCATGCTCATGGTGTCGCCGAAGATGTAGACGAAGAGCAGCAGCAGCATGATCGGCGTGAGCAGCAGGTTCAGGGTGAGCGAGGGGTAGCGCCGGGCGTGCAGCAGGTTGCGGCGCAGCATGGTCGAGGTGTCGCGGACGGCGAGGGACAGCGAGCTCATCGGACGTTCTCCTTCAGCGCGGTGGCGGCCGTGGTGACCGTGGCGGGGGTGGTGGGGGCGGCAGGGCTGGTGGGGCTGGTGAGGGCGAAGAAGACGTCGTCGAGGTCCGGGGTGTGCACGGTCAGCTCGTCGGCCTCGATGGAGGCGGCGTCCAGCCAGTCGAGGATGGCGCGCAGTTCGCGCTGGCTTCCGCCGCTCGGGATCTGGAGCGACAGCGACTCGTCGTCGCGGGTCGCCTCGCGCAGGGCGACCGCCGCGCTCTCGTACGCCCGCGGCTCGTCGAAGCGGAGCCGGACGTGGCCGCCGGGGACGAGCCGCTTGAGCTCGCTCGCGGTGCCCTGGGCGACGAGCTTGCCGCCGTTCAACACCGCGATGCTGTCGGCGAGTTGATCGGCTTCGTCGAGGTACTGGGTGGTGAGCAGCACGGTCACGCCGCCCGAGACCAGGCCCCGGATGATGTTCCACATGGTGTGCCGGCTGCGCGGGTCGAGGCCGGTGGTCGGCTCGTCGAGGAAGATGATCCGGGGGTCGCCGACCAGCGTCATGGCGATGTCGAGACGCCGCTTCATGCCGCCGGAGTAGGTGGAGGCGGGCTTCTTCGCGGCGTCGGTCAGGTCGAAGCGTTCCAGGAGCTCGGCGGCGACCCGGCGGCCCTCGCGGCGCGACAGGTGGTGCAGATCGGCCATGAGCAGCATGTTCTCCTCGCCGGTGATCAGACCGTCGACGGCGGAGAACTGTCCGGTGACCCCGATGGCGGCCCGTACCGCCTGGGCGTCGGTGGCGAGGTCGTGGCCGCCGACCCGCAGCTCGCCGGCGTCGGCGGAGATCAGGGTGGAGAGGATCTGCACGGCGGTGGTCTTGCCGGCGCCGTTCGGCCCGAGCAGCGCGAAGATGCTGCCCGCCGGGACGTGCAGGTCGATGCCGTCCAGGACCGTCTTGTCCCCGAAGGACTTGCGAAGCCCGGTGGCCTCGATCGCGAGTTGGTTCGTCGATGTCTTCATGCCGCAGAGCGTGCGGGTGGACGCATTCACGGCGGTTTCAGCGGGGTTTCAGTGGGCGGGGGTGGTTGTTCCACCGCGGCCCGGTGGGGCTTGTTCGCGCGGTTCCCCGCGCCCCTGGGGGGGTGGAGGTACCCGGTTGGGGGTGGGGCGCCCGGGGTTGCCGGGGGCCCTGTTGGGTGGCTGTGCCGCGTCAGGGGCGCGGGGAACTGCGCGGCCAGGCACGCACGGTCTGCGGACGGCGTGCGGTCGCGTCAGGCGGTTGTTCCACCGCGGCCCGGTGGGGCTTGTTCGCGCGGTTCCCCGCGCCCCTGGGGGGGGTGGAGGTACCCGGTTGGGGGTGGGGCGCCCGGGGTTGCCGGGGGCCCTGTTGGGTGGCTGTGCCGCGTCAGGGGCGCGGGGAACTGCGCGGCCAGGCACGCACGGTCTGCGGACGGCGTGCGGTCGCCTCGGGTGGTTGTTCCACCGCGGCCCGGTGGGGCTTGTTCGCGCGGTTCCCCGCGCCCCTGGGGAGGCGCGGCGGGTCCGGGCCAGCGGCGGGGGGCGGCCGTCGGCCGG
Protein-coding sequences here:
- a CDS encoding alpha/beta hydrolase, translated to MTNFLQRAALVPLSGAALAATLLNPAAEAASPAAGPALAWHACAKAGGPLDQECADLSVPLDYGDPAGPRLTLAVSRVRSDRPEARRGTLAVIPGGPGGSGVQRLTQKGEALRKETKGAYDLVAFDPRGVGGSTRASCRLAPDDRRLVNLRPWPDADGAITDNVARARRTATECAGNGGAVLRSFSTANEVRDLDLLRRALGERKLSAWGTSYGTYVGAQYAQKFPGRTDRFVLDSSGDPDPSRVERGWLANMAQGVDDRFPDFAAWAADPARGALRLAERADGVRPFFLDLAARLDRAPKASTTPGVPLTGNVLRQALQNALVEDAAFPQLARLIEEARDPAAVPVLPPALAGPLPDEDAAVMLGVLCNDVTWPSSMAAYQSAVSADRARHPLTAGMPVNVTPCSFWKDAPAHKPTRITDEGPSNVLMIQNLRDPAVPYSGALKMRAAFGDRARLVSVDHGGHGVYLANGNTCGDRAVTRFLTTGERPGRDLYCAA
- a CDS encoding ABC transporter ATP-binding protein translates to MKTSTNQLAIEATGLRKSFGDKTVLDGIDLHVPAGSIFALLGPNGAGKTTAVQILSTLISADAGELRVGGHDLATDAQAVRAAIGVTGQFSAVDGLITGEENMLLMADLHHLSRREGRRVAAELLERFDLTDAAKKPASTYSGGMKRRLDIAMTLVGDPRIIFLDEPTTGLDPRSRHTMWNIIRGLVSGGVTVLLTTQYLDEADQLADSIAVLNGGKLVAQGTASELKRLVPGGHVRLRFDEPRAYESAAVALREATRDDESLSLQIPSGGSQRELRAILDWLDAASIEADELTVHTPDLDDVFFALTSPTSPAAPTTPATVTTAATALKENVR
- a CDS encoding SCO5918 family protein; the protein is MRCVIARFPFDLSKSGVVASMKGIKPEPVVGESVLIGRRHYPVKQVGEVITRQDRRDFSAQEVTRAMTRLGFTCQGISQAAPVRPLTPMQEASALFGATTLA
- a CDS encoding cold-shock protein, encoding MSAGTVKWFNAEKGFGFIEQDGGGPDVFAHYSNIAAQGFRELQEGQKVNFDIAQGQKGPTAENIVPA
- a CDS encoding ABC transporter permease produces the protein MSSLSLAVRDTSTMLRRNLLHARRYPSLTLNLLLTPIMLLLLFVYIFGDTMSMGIAGGGPDRAKYIAYIVPGLLLMTVGSTVVGTAISVSNDMTEGIIARFRTMAIHRGSVIVGHVIGSVLQSILSVVVVGAIGVAIGFRSTDATVLEWFAAFGLLVLFSLSLTWIAVGMGLISPNVEAASNNAMPLVLLPLLSSAFVPLHSMPGWFQPIAQYQPFTPAIETLRGLLLGTEIGDNAWLAIAWAVGLTVLGYFWSKARFNRDPQR
- a CDS encoding AraC family transcriptional regulator, with the translated sequence MLKRLNEAMDRIEECLDGEIDVGELARTAMTSEYHLRRLFSALAGMPLSEYVRRRRLTVAGAEVLAGTGTLLDVAVRYGYTSGEAFARAFRAVHGVGPGEARRTGAALRSQPRMSFRLVVEGSTSMRYRVVEKEAFHLVGRKARVPLVHEGVNPTIAAFVQSIGQDISLRVHQLSDQEPEGIVSACDGLDPSRAEGTQLDYWHAALSGQEPPEDLDALFVPAGTWAVFENTGPYPQALQELWRDVFTQWFPSNPYRSRPGPEILRTRPAEVGDATDAALWIPVERAEP
- a CDS encoding DEAD/DEAH box helicase, which codes for MNRTRTNDRFSRTRTGGSSSGSPRGGSRFGGSGSSGRSGGYGRRSSAPQGEFALPVTVTPPLPAVETFAELALAPGLLAELAQQGLSVPFPIQGATLPNSLAGRDVLGRGRTGSGKTLAFGLAMLTRTAGRRAEPRQPLALVLVPTRELAQQVTDALTPYARALRLRMATVVGGMSIGRQAGALRSGAEVVVATPGRLKDLIERRDCRLDQVDITVLDEADQMADMGFMPQVTELLDQVRPGGQRMLFSATLDRNVDLLVRRYLSDPVVHSVDPSAGAVTTMEHHVLHVQSADKYATTTEIAARDGRVIMFLDTKHAVDQLTKHLLHSGVRAAALHGGKSQPQRTRTLAQFKTGDVSVLVATNVAARGIHVDNLDLVVNVDPPTDHKDYLHRGGRTARAGESGSVVTLVTPNQRREMSRLMVSARIVPQTTQVSSGDEELTRITGAQTPSGIPVTISAPVVERSRRGPSASSRGRRGRPGQRSGRPAARSTESRQSGTAVA
- a CDS encoding ATP-binding protein; translated protein: MTTELTLLTRVAYRGQEVTAPRLRGLLALLAEDLRAGCSTGRLVEGLWDDELPERPGKAVQVLVSRVRSQLGPEVIASTPAGYRIALAEDQVDSSALLLHAAAAEARARAGEHGAALAEAEAGLALWDGVVASGDGEDLRDPVAALRLARAGAHRSLARSRALALARLGRKADAVRPLAQLARELPRDEEVLAELLRCEAATAGPAAALTRYDLYRRALRDELGADPGPQLAALHRELLRGEAPLVRHGVLHEPNPLLGRDDDLAAIAGLLHTARVVTVVGPGGLGKTRLAHAVGRAAEQRVVHFVPLAGVTSDDDVATEVASVLGAGAARGLPGPAGIIAGIVGALGPGPALLVLDNCEHVIRGAAELVRALVAGSKELRILATSRAPLGLTSESVYALGELGLVSTVELFRQRARAARPDAELPEGAVQELCRQLDGLPLAVELAAARVRVLSVPEIARRLRDRFALLRGGGRDVPERHRTLRAVVEWSWNLLEPEAQAALRVLSVFPGGFTEDAAEHVLGDQDALFLLEQLADQSLIKAADTHSGVRFHMLETVREFSAARRAEAAEEDAVTGRFLAWARDFGRVHHDALFSADSLRSWELARREQDNLVLALRYALARDDGPTLAGLTAVLASLWATDSNYSRLTGLAADTAGPLSHFRPGPDDIEPARSAAVVCTLSLFMGYGPHAVRQLVTLRRLPTAEPDTLLRALDAVLRVLPEVRPPHYARLRELCEAENAVLAGVAECFASYVWEFERDVDRALDSARRSVAALTSLGNPATEMLAHGRVSELCLQTERGEEAYRHLLAALDVLERTGDWSDAAGWYDTAGVRWALVLACIQRGELEEAERWLELAGLEQPPESSRVFSPELGSRAEIALLRGLTEVGLGLWRQAVAQLREADVLYPDDPFMAAWSRQIQATALAAHARHGRLEPVADLAAELRSAALELLTPAGEEHSPAELPVSGTVLLAVGMAELAGGRSSGVRLLALAERMRVHRDFPTMSAARARAFAEDAGDADGAAYADAVSEYAALGRDELAAAAVLVLRGISAGDRG
- a CDS encoding MerR family transcriptional regulator, producing the protein MTADRPLSDRLDDDDYPAYTMGRAAEMIGTTPGFLRALGEARLITPLRSEGGHRRYSRYQLRIAARARELVDQGTPVEAACRIVILEDQLEEAQRLNERYRSAAGNGDRAH
- a CDS encoding GntR family transcriptional regulator, yielding MGHLKQSKVITTTERLRDQVAHALRAALISGELRPGQVYSAPGLAEDFGISATPVREAMLDLAREGLVEPVRNKGFRVTEVNERDLDQYTEIRALIEVPMIGRITRSADRADLEALRPVAEEIVRAARDHDLIGYLEADRRFHLSLLALSGNERLVETVGDLRKRSRLYGLTALDQRDELIPSAEEHIELLDLMLAGDARGAEKCMTRHLGHVRSLWARSEAADAKPKRRLGASR